A single window of Flavobacterium aestivum DNA harbors:
- a CDS encoding heavy-metal-associated domain-containing protein has translation MNFTKSIAIIALSSLIFASCKDNKANSETASTETATPKIKKEIAPANLQTASFTIEGMTCAIGCAKTIQEELTNLDGVQTAKVDFDKKLATVTFDKTVQTPESLTKVVQATGDGKTYKVSNMKS, from the coding sequence ATGAATTTTACAAAATCAATCGCAATTATCGCGCTTTCAAGTCTGATTTTTGCAAGCTGTAAAGACAACAAAGCAAATTCTGAAACGGCTTCAACTGAAACGGCTACACCAAAAATCAAAAAAGAAATCGCTCCTGCCAATCTTCAAACGGCAAGTTTCACTATCGAAGGAATGACTTGCGCTATTGGTTGTGCCAAAACAATCCAAGAAGAATTAACAAACCTAGATGGTGTACAAACCGCCAAAGTAGATTTTGACAAAAAACTAGCTACTGTTACTTTTGATAAAACAGTACAAACTCCAGAAAGTTTAACTAAAGTCGTTCAGGCTACAGGAGACGGAAAAACATACAAAGTTTCGAACATGAAGTCATAA
- a CDS encoding single-stranded DNA-binding protein — protein sequence MNGTLNKVMLIGYLGDDVKMHYFDGGNCIGRFQLATNEVYVNKTTNEKITSTEWHNLVVRNKAAEICEKYLSKGDKIYVEGRIKSRQWQAEDGSVKHTVEIQVTEFTFLTTKKEAESNKASDPSGTAKNTNFDAQNKDLPINDLPF from the coding sequence ATGAACGGAACATTAAATAAAGTAATGCTTATAGGCTATCTGGGAGATGATGTTAAAATGCATTATTTTGATGGAGGCAATTGCATCGGAAGATTTCAATTGGCAACAAATGAAGTATACGTCAATAAAACCACCAACGAAAAAATCACTTCTACAGAGTGGCATAATCTCGTAGTACGCAATAAAGCTGCAGAAATTTGCGAAAAATATCTTTCGAAAGGAGATAAGATATATGTAGAAGGACGAATAAAATCAAGACAATGGCAAGCCGAAGACGGCTCTGTCAAACATACTGTAGAGATTCAAGTGACAGAATTTACATTTTTGACAACAAAAAAAGAAGCTGAAAGCAATAAAGCATCAGATCCTTCGGGAACTGCAAAAAATACTAACTTTGACGCTCAAAATAAAGACTTGCCGATCAATGATCTGCCGTTTTAA
- the pbpC gene encoding penicillin-binding protein 1C, producing the protein MKNKKTLKNKLIAFLQRIINWIKRNKIKSSIAFLLLMIYCFSLPRTLFQEPYSTVIESKEGELLGAKIALDGQWRFPAQDSVPDKFKKCIVYFEDEYFYKHPGFNPVAMVNAFQQNRKAGKVVRGGSTLTQQVIRLSRNGKGRTYFEKIIELILATRLELGYSKNEILELYAAHAPFGGNVVGLEMASWRYFGVQSHQLSWAESATLAVLPNAPSLIYPGKNQIKLLNKRNRLLLKLHQEGVIDRQTYELSIDEPLPQKPYDLPQIAPHLLQRVAKNQQGTRVKTTVEIGLQNRVNQIAKYYYSQYRQNEVHNLAILVVDVSNRKVLSYVGNSPTDGNHQKDVDIIDAPRSTGSILKPLLYAAMLDDGELLPNTLVADIPTQISGYTPQNFNLTFDGAVPAHRALSRSLNIPAVLMLQDFGVNKFYEELQRFKLRNISKPPDHYGLSLILGGAESNLWDLCRTYAGLSSTLNYFNRNQGQYRTNEFAELNYDDRFQVDFGDETKQKNILGAGSIWQTYNAMEQVNRPEGDEAWKFYDSSLKIAWKTGTSFGNRDAWAIGTNARYVVGVWVGNATGEGRPTLTGVTSAAPILFDVFNLLPRQRWFDTPHKDLEEVEVCNLSGYLAKEGCPKIKQLVSKKGKSTVACPYHKIVHLDKSMQFQVNSSCESIDNIVTKNWFVLPPVMAWYYKSQHIEYLPLPPFRNDCMGNQTTTMDFIYPKANSKIYLTKNFNSEVQPVILKVAHSQRDSKLFWYVDNAYKGATKTFHEMPISATTGFHYITVVDEFGNEIRRKIEIVKE; encoded by the coding sequence ATGAAAAACAAAAAAACTTTGAAAAATAAATTAATAGCGTTTTTGCAACGCATTATCAATTGGATAAAACGGAATAAAATCAAATCATCAATAGCATTTTTGCTGTTGATGATTTATTGTTTTTCGCTACCAAGAACTTTATTTCAAGAACCCTATTCTACGGTGATAGAAAGTAAAGAAGGCGAATTGTTGGGTGCTAAAATTGCACTTGATGGGCAATGGCGATTTCCCGCACAGGACAGCGTTCCGGATAAATTCAAGAAATGTATTGTTTATTTTGAAGACGAGTATTTCTATAAACACCCCGGATTTAATCCGGTGGCGATGGTCAATGCTTTTCAGCAAAATAGAAAAGCAGGTAAAGTTGTTCGTGGAGGAAGTACCTTGACTCAGCAGGTTATCCGTTTGTCCAGAAATGGGAAAGGCAGAACCTATTTCGAAAAAATAATCGAACTCATTCTAGCCACGCGATTAGAGCTGGGGTATTCTAAAAACGAAATTTTAGAATTATATGCAGCTCATGCACCTTTTGGAGGAAATGTTGTTGGGCTTGAGATGGCATCTTGGCGGTATTTTGGTGTGCAATCCCATCAATTATCTTGGGCGGAAAGTGCTACTTTGGCCGTTTTGCCAAATGCTCCAAGCCTGATTTATCCCGGAAAAAACCAAATCAAATTATTGAATAAGCGCAACCGACTTTTATTGAAGCTGCATCAGGAAGGAGTAATAGACCGGCAAACCTACGAACTTTCTATAGATGAACCTTTACCTCAAAAGCCGTATGATTTACCTCAAATTGCACCACATTTATTGCAACGGGTAGCTAAGAACCAACAAGGAACCCGAGTAAAAACAACTGTTGAAATTGGTTTACAAAATAGGGTGAATCAAATTGCAAAGTATTATTACAGCCAATACAGGCAGAATGAAGTTCATAATTTAGCTATTTTGGTTGTAGATGTGTCCAATCGAAAAGTGTTGAGCTATGTGGGTAACTCACCTACAGATGGTAATCACCAAAAAGATGTAGATATTATTGATGCGCCAAGAAGCACAGGAAGTATTCTTAAACCACTTTTATATGCTGCTATGCTTGATGATGGGGAGTTATTACCTAATACGCTAGTGGCAGATATCCCAACGCAAATTTCTGGCTATACACCGCAAAATTTTAACTTGACATTTGATGGGGCGGTCCCGGCGCATCGGGCTTTGTCACGCTCATTGAATATTCCTGCTGTATTAATGCTTCAGGATTTTGGAGTGAATAAATTTTACGAAGAATTGCAGCGATTCAAATTAAGGAATATTTCAAAACCGCCTGATCATTACGGCTTATCGCTTATTTTAGGAGGTGCGGAAAGTAATTTATGGGATTTGTGCCGAACCTATGCTGGTTTATCCTCAACTTTGAATTATTTCAACAGAAATCAAGGACAATACAGAACCAATGAATTCGCAGAACTAAATTATGATGATCGTTTTCAAGTAGATTTTGGTGATGAAACCAAGCAGAAAAATATCTTGGGTGCAGGTTCGATTTGGCAGACCTATAACGCAATGGAACAAGTTAATCGCCCAGAAGGAGATGAGGCTTGGAAATTTTATGACAGTTCATTGAAGATTGCCTGGAAAACTGGAACGAGTTTTGGAAATCGAGATGCGTGGGCGATAGGGACTAATGCGAGGTATGTAGTAGGAGTGTGGGTTGGGAATGCAACAGGTGAAGGAAGACCTACATTGACAGGAGTTACCAGTGCAGCGCCTATTTTATTTGATGTTTTTAATTTGTTGCCAAGACAACGTTGGTTTGATACGCCTCATAAGGATTTAGAAGAAGTTGAGGTGTGTAATTTGAGCGGTTATTTAGCCAAAGAAGGGTGCCCAAAAATTAAACAACTGGTATCCAAAAAAGGAAAAAGCACAGTTGCCTGTCCGTATCACAAAATCGTACACTTAGACAAATCGATGCAATTTCAGGTCAATAGTAGTTGCGAAAGCATAGATAATATAGTGACCAAAAACTGGTTTGTTTTGCCACCAGTAATGGCTTGGTATTACAAGAGTCAGCATATTGAATATTTACCATTACCACCATTTAGGAATGATTGTATGGGAAATCAAACAACAACAATGGATTTTATTTATCCTAAAGCCAACAGTAAAATTTATCTAACGAAAAATTTTAATAGTGAAGTGCAACCAGTGATTCTAAAAGTAGCCCATTCCCAACGGGATAGTAAACTGTTTTGGTATGTAGACAATGCCTATAAAGGTGCTACAAAAACTTTTCACGAAATGCCTATTTCGGCTACAACGGGATTTCATTACATTACGGTGGTTGATGAATTTGGAAACGAAATCCGAAGAAAAATAGAGATTGTAAAGGAATAA
- the mutY gene encoding A/G-specific adenine glycosylase has product MNFYNTLNKWYLRNKRELPWRNTTDPYAIWLSEIMLQQTRVVQGLPYFLSFTTTFPTVFDLANASEEQVLKLWQGLGYYSRARNLHKTAQIVAFEMSGKFPDNYIDLLKLKGVGEYTAAAIASFSYNECVPVVDGNVFRVLSRYFDLETDIAQASAKKEFAALAFELIPKDNPAQFNQAIMEFGALQCVPKSPNCSICVFNNSCAALQKNKVDQLPVKSKKLKVRNRYFNYIVVEDDLQNTIIQKRTAKGIWHNLYEFPLIETNKEEDFDCISMHIQNGFFQKNEIVSLLEYNTESIIHKLSHQHLYIKFWKVSLKGAVENGKDLEIIKTFPFPIVIHDFIEEKL; this is encoded by the coding sequence ATGAATTTTTATAACACACTAAATAAGTGGTACTTACGAAACAAAAGAGAGCTACCTTGGCGAAATACTACCGATCCTTATGCCATTTGGCTCTCCGAAATCATGCTACAACAGACTAGAGTTGTGCAAGGATTACCTTATTTTTTGTCTTTTACTACAACTTTTCCAACAGTTTTTGATCTGGCAAACGCGAGCGAAGAGCAAGTTTTAAAACTTTGGCAAGGTCTTGGCTACTATTCTCGAGCTCGGAATTTGCATAAAACTGCCCAAATTGTAGCTTTTGAAATGTCAGGAAAATTTCCGGATAATTATATCGACTTATTAAAATTAAAAGGAGTTGGAGAATACACCGCTGCAGCAATTGCATCTTTCTCTTATAATGAATGTGTTCCCGTTGTAGACGGAAATGTATTTAGGGTTTTGTCACGCTATTTTGATTTGGAAACCGATATTGCTCAAGCTTCTGCTAAAAAAGAATTTGCTGCTTTGGCTTTTGAGCTTATACCAAAAGATAATCCGGCACAATTTAATCAAGCCATCATGGAGTTTGGTGCGCTGCAATGCGTTCCCAAAAGTCCCAATTGTTCTATATGTGTATTCAATAATAGTTGTGCTGCTTTGCAAAAAAACAAAGTGGATCAATTGCCTGTAAAATCAAAGAAACTCAAAGTTAGAAATCGTTACTTTAATTATATAGTAGTCGAAGATGATTTGCAGAATACCATTATTCAGAAACGCACCGCCAAAGGAATTTGGCACAATTTATATGAATTTCCATTAATTGAAACCAATAAGGAAGAAGATTTTGATTGTATTTCAATGCATATTCAAAATGGCTTTTTTCAGAAAAATGAGATTGTGAGTTTGTTGGAGTACAATACCGAAAGTATTATCCATAAACTCTCACACCAACATTTGTATATCAAGTTTTGGAAAGTCAGTCTAAAAGGAGCAGTCGAAAACGGAAAGGACTTAGAAATCATTAAGACTTTTCCGTTTCCTATAGTGATTCATGATTTTATAGAAGAGAAGCTGTAA
- a CDS encoding ribonuclease E/G, which produces MNKELIIRSSSDFVDFALLKDGKLIELHKEEEKSNFQVGDIFIAKIRKPVAGLNAAFVNVGFEKDAFLHYHDLGPNLASQLKFIKLVSAGKIKDFSLKNFQFEKEIDKDGTITDVISANQSVLVQVVKEPISTKGPRISAELSLAGRFIVLVPFSDRVSISQKIEDKKEKERLKRLVQSIKPKGFGVIVRTVAEGKNTEELEKDLQNLLSRWTAMCKKLPTAHHPSKVLGELNRASSILRDVFNDTFSGIQIDDEELYNQTKDYLQEIAPSKQSIVKFYQSKDTPIFEKYNIERQIKTSFGKTVSMSKGAYLIIEHTEALHVIDVNSGNRSNKATNQEDTAMEVNMIAAAEIARQLRLRDMGGIIVIDFIDMSNPENRKVLFDFLREEMSDDKAKHKILPPSKFGLVQITRQRVRPEVNIKTREEDPNNENGEIEAPILIIDKIASELERVLKIHKKVVLNVHPFVAAYLSKGFPSIRSKWFFEHKKWVKIIPRDAYTYLEYHFYDKKGNIIKE; this is translated from the coding sequence ATGAATAAAGAATTAATCATTCGATCTAGTTCTGATTTCGTAGATTTTGCCTTATTAAAAGATGGAAAACTAATTGAATTACACAAAGAAGAAGAAAAAAGCAACTTTCAAGTAGGTGATATTTTTATTGCCAAAATAAGAAAACCCGTTGCTGGACTTAATGCTGCTTTTGTAAATGTAGGCTTCGAAAAAGATGCTTTTTTACATTATCACGATTTAGGTCCTAACTTAGCTTCCCAACTGAAATTCATAAAACTTGTAAGCGCAGGTAAAATAAAAGATTTCTCCCTAAAAAACTTTCAGTTTGAAAAAGAAATAGATAAAGATGGTACTATTACTGATGTAATAAGCGCCAATCAATCTGTTTTGGTGCAAGTCGTCAAAGAACCAATATCTACCAAAGGTCCAAGAATTAGCGCTGAGCTTTCTCTTGCAGGAAGATTTATTGTTTTGGTTCCGTTTTCTGACAGAGTTTCTATTTCACAAAAAATAGAAGACAAAAAAGAAAAGGAACGTTTGAAACGTCTTGTGCAATCCATCAAACCAAAAGGATTTGGTGTTATTGTACGTACAGTAGCCGAAGGCAAAAATACAGAAGAATTAGAAAAAGATTTGCAGAACCTGCTTAGCAGATGGACTGCAATGTGTAAAAAATTACCAACTGCTCATCATCCATCCAAAGTATTAGGAGAACTCAACAGAGCTTCTTCAATATTAAGAGATGTATTTAATGATACCTTTAGTGGTATTCAAATTGATGACGAAGAGTTGTACAACCAAACTAAGGATTATTTGCAAGAGATTGCACCATCCAAACAATCAATTGTTAAGTTCTATCAGTCGAAAGACACTCCAATTTTCGAGAAATACAATATAGAGAGACAAATCAAAACTTCATTTGGCAAAACAGTTTCTATGAGTAAGGGAGCTTACCTTATTATCGAACATACTGAAGCTTTACACGTTATAGACGTAAATAGCGGAAACCGTTCTAATAAAGCTACCAACCAAGAGGACACTGCCATGGAAGTGAATATGATTGCTGCCGCCGAAATAGCAAGACAACTTCGTCTTCGTGATATGGGCGGAATAATCGTAATAGATTTTATCGACATGTCTAATCCCGAAAATCGTAAAGTTTTGTTCGATTTCTTAAGAGAAGAAATGAGCGATGATAAAGCGAAACACAAAATCTTACCACCGAGTAAATTTGGGCTAGTCCAAATTACCAGACAAAGAGTAAGACCAGAAGTCAACATAAAAACAAGAGAAGAAGATCCAAACAATGAAAATGGCGAAATTGAAGCGCCAATTTTAATCATTGATAAGATTGCTTCAGAACTGGAAAGAGTTTTAAAAATCCATAAAAAGGTGGTACTTAATGTACATCCATTTGTGGCTGCATACCTCAGCAAAGGTTTTCCATCAATACGTTCAAAATGGTTTTTTGAACATAAAAAATGGGTAAAAATCATACCACGTGACGCTTACACGTATTTAGAATATCATTTCTATGATAAAAAAGGAAATATTATCAAGGAATAA
- the gldD gene encoding gliding motility lipoprotein GldD, protein MLKKTTVIVLFSILFFAVFGCKNDVLPKPSSYLRLDYPEAEYVDFKGNCPFAFEMNSKAIIKEDKDCGFSISYPKMKATIYLTYKPVNNNIKKLLKDAQKLTYEHVIKADDILEQPFINPNNKVYGMFYQVDGNAATNSQFYVTDSIKHFVTGSVYFYAKPNFDSIMPAASYIKNDMQRLMETMKWK, encoded by the coding sequence ATGCTTAAAAAAACGACTGTAATAGTTCTATTTTCTATATTATTTTTTGCTGTGTTTGGATGTAAAAATGATGTATTACCCAAACCATCTAGTTATTTGCGTCTGGATTATCCGGAAGCAGAGTATGTAGATTTTAAGGGAAATTGCCCTTTTGCTTTTGAAATGAATTCTAAAGCAATCATCAAAGAAGATAAAGATTGTGGGTTTTCCATCAGCTACCCTAAGATGAAAGCAACTATTTATCTAACCTATAAACCAGTAAATAATAATATTAAAAAATTATTGAAAGACGCTCAAAAATTGACTTACGAGCATGTTATTAAAGCTGATGATATTTTAGAACAGCCTTTTATAAATCCAAATAATAAGGTGTACGGAATGTTTTATCAAGTAGATGGAAACGCGGCAACTAACTCCCAGTTTTATGTTACTGATAGTATTAAGCATTTTGTAACAGGTTCGGTTTATTTCTATGCAAAACCTAATTTTGATTCTATTATGCCAGCTGCTAGTTATATCAAAAATGATATGCAACGCCTTATGGAAACCATGAAGTGGAAGTAA
- a CDS encoding HU family DNA-binding protein, translating into MTKADIVAKISEKLGLEKGDVQATVETFMNEVKNSLETGDNVYLRGFGSFIVKTRAEKTGRNISKNTTIKIPAHNIPAFKPAKVFVEGVKINNEAK; encoded by the coding sequence ATGACGAAAGCAGATATCGTAGCGAAAATTTCAGAAAAATTAGGTCTAGAAAAAGGAGATGTTCAAGCAACAGTTGAGACTTTTATGAACGAAGTAAAGAACTCACTTGAAACTGGTGACAATGTTTACTTAAGAGGTTTTGGAAGCTTTATAGTAAAAACTAGAGCTGAAAAAACAGGAAGAAATATTTCTAAAAATACCACAATTAAAATTCCTGCACACAACATTCCTGCTTTCAAACCTGCAAAAGTATTTGTAGAAGGAGTAAAGATTAACAACGAAGCAAAATAA
- a CDS encoding gliding motility-associated protein GldE codes for MDPEPSLEITSLIDVNIVFGFIGIIILLFCSAIVSGAEVALFSLSQKDIDETIQDNASKGKIISQLLEKPKKLLATLLVANNFINIGVVILFSSVGKDLFAAVNSPVLKFILEVILVTFLLLLFGEVLPKVYASRNNVKFVKLIAYPISGLDKILSPVSLPMRSATIYLQNKLGKQKTNFSVDQLSQALELTATDETSTEEQKILEGIVSFGNTDTKQVMSPRIDVFALEITETFETICPKIIEKGFSRIPIYRDNIDQIEGILFVKDLLPYINSKEFDWTTLIREPFFVPENKKLDNLLKDFQSMKSHLAIVVDEYGGTSGLVSLEDVIEEIVGDISDEFDDEPVNYSQIDDKNYIFEGKINLKDFYRIIEVDEDLFEEKKGEAETLAGFILEILGGFPKKGQKITFENCLFIIESVDQKRIKQIKVTIE; via the coding sequence TTGGACCCAGAGCCCAGTTTAGAGATTACGTCCCTTATAGATGTCAATATAGTTTTTGGCTTTATAGGCATAATTATATTGTTATTTTGCTCTGCAATAGTTTCCGGGGCCGAAGTAGCGTTGTTCTCTTTGTCGCAAAAAGATATCGATGAAACGATTCAGGATAATGCATCAAAAGGGAAAATCATTTCTCAGCTTTTAGAAAAACCAAAAAAATTACTCGCCACATTACTTGTTGCTAATAATTTTATCAATATAGGTGTGGTAATCTTGTTTTCATCTGTAGGGAAGGATTTGTTTGCAGCGGTAAATTCTCCAGTTTTAAAGTTTATTTTAGAAGTAATTTTGGTGACTTTTTTATTGTTGCTTTTTGGCGAAGTATTACCAAAAGTATATGCCAGTAGAAACAATGTGAAATTTGTCAAGTTGATTGCTTATCCAATTTCGGGATTAGACAAAATATTATCGCCAGTAAGTTTGCCCATGCGCTCTGCAACAATTTATTTGCAAAACAAATTAGGAAAGCAAAAAACCAATTTCTCTGTTGATCAATTATCGCAAGCATTAGAATTGACTGCCACAGATGAAACCTCAACAGAAGAACAAAAAATTCTGGAAGGAATTGTCTCTTTTGGAAATACAGATACTAAGCAAGTAATGAGTCCGAGAATTGATGTTTTTGCCTTAGAGATAACAGAAACATTTGAGACTATTTGTCCTAAAATAATAGAAAAAGGATTTTCTAGAATTCCAATTTACCGAGACAACATAGATCAAATAGAAGGAATCTTATTTGTCAAGGATTTATTGCCATATATTAATAGTAAGGAATTCGATTGGACTACCTTGATACGAGAGCCTTTTTTCGTTCCGGAAAATAAAAAGCTAGATAATTTGCTCAAAGATTTCCAGAGTATGAAAAGCCATTTGGCGATTGTGGTTGATGAGTATGGAGGAACTTCAGGATTGGTTTCACTAGAAGATGTTATCGAGGAGATTGTGGGTGACATCAGTGATGAGTTTGATGACGAACCTGTTAATTATTCTCAAATAGACGATAAAAATTATATTTTTGAGGGCAAAATAAATCTTAAGGATTTCTACAGGATTATTGAGGTTGATGAGGATTTATTCGAAGAAAAAAAGGGAGAAGCAGAGACGTTGGCTGGGTTTATTCTTGAAATTTTGGGTGGTTTCCCCAAAAAAGGACAAAAAATAACTTTTGAAAACTGCCTATTTATCATTGAATCTGTAGATCAAAAACGTATTAAACAAATAAAAGTAACGATTGAATAA
- a CDS encoding DMT family transporter: MMSKHLKWVYLMILSLIWGSSFILIKKGLIGLTAFQLGSLRIIFAALFLLIIGFKSLIKIPKQQWKFVALTSLFGTFIPAYLFAIAETEIDSSITAILNSLTPLNTLILGAAFFGITFRRSQILGVVIGLLGSLLLVFNGAANHPEQNYYYAILVLIASICYAVNVNLIKRFLPDLSPLSITAGNFAVLLVPASLTLFFTGFFDVIHVVEVQHSLLYILVLGVVGTGIANIIFFRLIQISSPVFATSVTYLIPIVAFFWGLLDHEMLTFVQFIGALIILVGVYLSAKK; the protein is encoded by the coding sequence ATGATGTCAAAGCATTTAAAGTGGGTTTATTTGATGATTCTTTCCTTAATTTGGGGGAGTTCATTTATATTGATAAAAAAGGGGTTAATTGGTTTGACTGCTTTTCAGTTGGGGTCTTTGCGAATTATTTTTGCGGCTCTTTTTTTGCTTATTATCGGGTTTAAGAGTTTGATAAAAATACCAAAGCAGCAATGGAAATTTGTTGCATTGACTTCATTATTCGGGACATTTATTCCGGCTTATCTTTTTGCGATTGCCGAAACAGAAATTGATAGTTCTATTACGGCAATTTTAAATTCTCTGACGCCACTAAATACATTGATTTTAGGAGCTGCGTTTTTTGGAATCACTTTTAGAAGAAGTCAAATTTTAGGAGTTGTTATAGGTCTTTTAGGGAGTTTGCTTTTGGTTTTTAACGGGGCGGCTAACCATCCGGAGCAAAACTATTATTATGCAATTTTAGTGCTAATTGCCTCTATTTGTTATGCCGTGAATGTAAATCTGATAAAAAGATTTTTACCTGATCTAAGCCCGTTGAGTATTACAGCAGGAAATTTTGCTGTATTGTTGGTGCCAGCTTCTTTAACTTTATTTTTTACTGGATTTTTTGATGTGATTCATGTTGTAGAGGTACAGCATTCTCTTTTGTATATATTAGTTTTAGGAGTAGTAGGTACTGGAATTGCAAATATTATTTTCTTTAGACTAATTCAAATTTCATCACCGGTTTTTGCAACATCGGTTACGTATTTAATCCCGATTGTCGCTTTCTTTTGGGGATTGTTAGATCATGAAATGCTTACGTTTGTTCAGTTTATAGGAGCTCTAATAATTTTGGTAGGGGTTTATTTGTCAGCTAAGAAATAA
- a CDS encoding transposase, with protein sequence MEKDIFESGQYYHIYNRGNNKENVFVEERNYRFFLEKMKKYLLPIADVYAYCLLKNHFHIVLRIKDKMELSDNLKEKVHLPFSNFFNSYAKSINKAYNRTGSLFQEHLQRNRIENEEYLKQLIVYVHLNPVKHNFTKSFDTYLHSSYRSFMSDKETSIDRDFILELFGGLENFKFYHDEKRLVYEGVIDIIDKIDY encoded by the coding sequence ATGGAAAAAGATATTTTTGAATCTGGGCAATACTATCACATATACAATCGAGGAAACAACAAAGAGAATGTCTTTGTTGAGGAGAGAAATTATAGATTTTTTCTTGAGAAAATGAAAAAATATCTTTTGCCTATTGCCGATGTTTATGCCTATTGTTTACTCAAGAATCATTTTCATATTGTCTTAAGGATTAAAGATAAAATGGAGTTGTCGGATAATTTGAAAGAGAAAGTTCATTTGCCATTTTCTAATTTTTTTAATTCGTATGCCAAGAGTATAAATAAAGCCTATAACAGAACAGGAAGTTTATTTCAAGAACATTTACAACGAAACAGAATTGAAAATGAAGAGTATCTGAAACAATTGATCGTGTACGTTCATTTAAATCCTGTAAAACATAATTTTACGAAATCATTCGACACGTATTTACATTCTTCTTATCGTTCTTTTATGTCAGATAAAGAAACAAGTATTGATAGGGATTTTATTTTAGAGCTATTTGGTGGATTAGAAAATTTTAAGTTTTATCACGATGAAAAAAGATTGGTTTATGAAGGAGTAATTGATATTATTGACAAAATAGATTACTAA